The Sphingobacteriales bacterium genome segment TCAAATGCATATAAATTTCCTGAAACAAGTTTAATGATTGGTTAATATATGAGCAAAACACAAAAATACGTTTTAATTGGCATGGGTGCTTTTGGCCAGGAAATAGCCTATACCCTGAAAGAGTACAATGCTGAGCTTATTATTATCGATAAAAATGCAGATACTGTCGCACAACTCAAACGCGATGGTTTTCCATTTGTCGTCCAACTCGACTCAACAGACGGCTTTTCACTTGAAAAATTTGTCTCTCCTGACGATATTGTCGTCCTTTCTATGGGCGAATCTTTTGAAGATAATATCGTTACGGTTGGAATTCTGACCAGAATTGGTGTCAAAAAAATTTATACTCGTGCTACCCGGATTATTCATGAAGAAATTCTGAATCAGATGAAAAACACTATTACTCTCTTCCCTGAACGTGAGGAAGGTAAACGGGTCGCTCTTAAACTGCTTTACAAAGAATTTTATTTAATTGAGGAAATTTCTCCGGGAATTTTTCTTTGTGAAATGGATGTCCCTGAATCATTTGTCGGCCAGACAATTATAGAACTTGATGTCAGAAACAAATATGGAATTAATATCATCGGACTGAAAAAGCATTCTGAGGATAATGAAGGTCTCATTTCCTCTGAAATGCAGGTTATTGGTTTTGAAAAAGTAATACTTGAAAAAAATCATATACTTGCCTTTCTGGCTAATGAGAAAAATATGGCTCAGATGTTAAAGCATAAATTCTGAAATAACTTTTTCGCCTGATCCTTGCTATTTACTGATTATCTTAGGTTTACCTAATATCCCTGCTGTATTTTAAATACCCGTTCAACCCAGATTTTGTTGTTAACATTCAGTCGGATGAAATAGATCCCGCCTGCCAGGCCTTCATCACCGAAAGCATATTCATAACGCCCTGCCGGTAAGGCAGTATTGACCAGCACTTCGACTTCTTTACCATAAGCATCGTAAACACCCAGCTTTACATTTGAAAAGCTGTTAAGGTCGAAACGTATATTGGTGGATTGTTTAAACGGATTAGGATATACCAGCATTTTAAAACGTGCCTGATAAAGCTCTTCTTCACTCAGACAATTTGTAATTACTGCCGTATCAATCACATAGTTGTAACAACCATTATTTGAAATCACCAGCATAATGACGGGGTATTTTCCGTTGGCATTGTATTTATGAACCACTTTATGCCCTGAGGAAGTATCATTATCGCCAAAGCTCCAGTAGAAGGTGTTCAGGGTGTCGCCACCTGCCAAAAAGGTAGCCTCTCCGTTGCTGCCGTAAACAATGGTAAATTTAGCTTCGGGCAAAGGATATATTTCAATGGTTTTATACGCTGTATCTGCACATCCCTCATTGCTTACCGCTTCGAGGCTGATGGTATAAAATCCTGCCGTATCGTAAATATGTTCAGGATGCTGGCTTACCGACTGATGCTGGTCGCCAAAATCCCAGTTCCATGCGCTGATATATGCCGGACTATCCACAACCGATTGATCCGTAAACCTGACCGTATCGCCCGCACAGCTGTTTTTTGTGTCAAATCCGGCAACCGGCATTTTCCAGATAAACACATCACGATAAGCGGAATCGGCACAGCCAAATCCTGATACAGCCTTTAGTTTTACTGCAAAATATCCGGTAGTGTCATAACTAAATACAGGATTTTTTACATGAGACACATATTTCGGATCCGAAGTATTTTCTCCGGCAAAATACCAGGTAAACCGGAGAGTGTCTCCGATGACTGAACTCAGGTTGCTGAATTTAAACTTATTATCCCTGAAACATTGCTCGTTGTCATCTACATTGAAGCCGGCAACAGGCATTTTAACTACCACCACATATTTCATGACAGTATCGGAACATCCAAGATTACTTTCTGCCATCAGCCATACATGATAATTCCCTGCCATTTGATAAAAATGGCTTGTATTGACAGCTGTGGAAGTATCTCCGTCACCGAAAGACCAGATAAACTTCATGTTTCCGCTTTGAATGTAAGATGAATTACTGAAAACAAACAGGTTATTACTGAAACACTGGCTGTCGCTGTTCACCGAGAATGAGAGCTGAGGAGACGGGAACACATAGACTTCTTTAATCAGCGAATCTGTACAGCCAAGATTTGAAGTTGCCGTCAGTTTTACCGAAAAGGTATCTGCATTCAGGTAAATGTGGCTTGTGTTGGTTGAAGTTGAAGTATAGGCATCTCTGAAATCCCATAAATAGGTCATACTGCCGGAATTGATTTTCGACTGGTTGGTAAATACAAAATGATTGTGTTTAAAGCATTGCATACTGTCGTTGATCACGAAATCCAACTGCGGGCTTGGCCAGATATATGTCTGACTAACAAAGGTATCGGCACAATTCTGAATGGAAATGGCTATTAGTTTTACTGTAAATATTCCGTCCCTGTTATACTGATAAACGGGATGGGTGGCTGATGAAATGTTGCTGTCGCCAAAATCCCATGAGAATACCATATTTCCGGTATTCAGCGAAGATTGATTGGTGAAAACAAACTGATTCCCTGTCAGACACTGGTCTGTATCGTTTATTGCAAATTTTACGGAAGGCATTTCGTAAACATATACTGTTGCTGATGAAACATCTGTACAGTTTTTATCAGAAACTGCAGTCAGTTCGACCAGATAATTACCATAAGCCGTATATGAATGCTGAGGATTGGTCTGAACGGAAGTAGTATTATCACCAAACTTCCATTGATAGCTCAGATTTCCGTAAGCCAATGCTGACTGATTGGTAAAGTCAAACTGATTGCCTTTCTGACACTGGTCTGTGTCATTAATTGTAAAGGTACTTGTTGGAGAAGGATAGACATAAACGGTCCGGATGGCAGAGTCTCCACAGTTTTTGTCTGAAATAGCCACCAGCCTGACAGAAAAAGTGTCGGCTGCAGAATAAGTGTGAGAATCATGGGTTTGAACAGATGTTGACCCGTCACCGAAATACCATTTGTAAGTAGAAAGGCCTTGTGCCAGCGTGGTCTGATTGGTCATTACAAAATTATTTCCGTTAAAACACTGGTCAGTGTCGTTCACCTTGAATGAGACAATCGGATTGGGATTGACGGTTACTGTTTTTATCAGGCTATCAGGACAGTTTTTATCAGTTATGACCAATAGTTTGACATCAAAAGAGCCATAGGAAGTGTACTGTTTTGAAGGATTCGGCAAGGTGCCGGTGCTGTTGTCGCCAAATGACCAAAACTGGCTGAGTGTTCCGCTGCTCACCGTTGAGTTGTTGGTAAAACTGAACTGATTACCTGCCAGACATTGAACATCATTGTTGATGCTGAAGTTGGCCACCGGACTCGGATGGACGGTAACCGTTTTGGTCAGCGAATCCTTACAGCCATAGTTCGAGGTGGCTATCAGTTTCACCTGATAAGTGCCTGCAGCGGTATAGCTATGCTGTGGCGAAGTTTGGGCTGAGGTGCTGTTGTCTCCGAAGTTCCATAAATAAGTCAGTGTTCCGCTGCCTATGCCGGATTGATTGGTAAAGCTGAAACTGTTCCCATTTTTACATTGCTCTGTATTGTTGATGGCAAAGGCAACTGATGGATTTGCCCTGACATTCAGCGTTTTGGTTGTAGAGTCCTTGCAACCCTTGTCGGAGATAAGCAATAGTTTCACCGTATAAGAACCAAAACCGGCATACGAGTGACTGGGGCTGGTCTGCGTGGAGCTGCTGTTGTCTCCGAAATCCCAGAGATTTGCAAAAGTTCCTGAACTGATGGAGGAAGTGTTTGTAAACACAAAATTATTGTTCGTAAAACATTGTGAATCAGCATTTACACCAAACGAAGCCACCGGACTCGGATGGACGGTAACCGTTTTGGTCAGCGAGTCCTTACAGCCATAGTTCGAGGTGGCTATCAGCTTCACCTGATAAGTGCCTGCAGCGGTATAGCTATGCTGTGGTGAAGTTTGTGCTGAGGTGCTGTTGTCTCCGAAGTTCCATAAATAAGTCAGTGTTCCGCTGCCGATGTTGGATTGATTGGTAAAGCTGAAACTGTTCCCATTTTTACATTGCTCTGTATTGTTGATGGCAAAAGAAACAGATGGATTTGCCCTGACATTCAGCGTTTTGGTTGTAGAATCCTTGCAACCCTTGTCGGAGATAAGCAATAGTTTCACCGTATAAGAACCAAAACCGGCATACGAGTGACTGGGGCTGGTCTGCGTGGAGCTGCTGTTGTCTCCGAAATCCCAGAGATTTGTAAACGTTCCTGAACTGATGGAGGAAGTGTTTGTAAACACAAAATTATTGTTCGTAAAACATTGTGAATCAGCATTTACGCTAAACGAAGCCACCGGACTCGGATGGACGGTAACCGTTTTGGTCAGCGAGTCTTTACAGCCATAGTTCGAGGTGGCTATCAGCTTTACCTGATAAGTGCCTGCAGCGGCATAGCTATGCTGTGGTGAAGTTTGTGCGGAGGTGCTGTTGTCTCCGAAGTTCCATAAATAAGTCAGTGTTCCGCTGCCTATGCCGGATTGATTGGTAAAGCTGAAACTGTTCCCATTTTTACATTGCTCTGTATTGTTGATGGCAAAAGAAACAGATGGATTTGCCCTGACATAGACTGTTTTTGTCAGGCTGTCCTTACAACCAAAATCAGAAGTAACAACAAGCTTCACTATGAAAGAATCTGCTGTTGCATAGCTATGTGAAGGATGCTGTTGGGTGGAAGTAGTGTTATCCCCAAAATCCCAACGATAGGTTATATTTCCGGAACTGATGGTCGATGAATTTGTAAAACTGAAATTATTTCCTGTCAGGCATTGCTCGGCAGTGTTGACACTGAACTGAACAGCAGGCTGCGGAAATACACGGATATTTTCAGTTACCGAATCAATACAGGCTTCATTGCTGATGGCTTTCAGCTTGACGGAATAAGTGTTGGCCGAGCTATAAGATTTTGAAGGACTTACAGAGGTCGAAGTGTCTCCGTTTCCGAAATTCCAGAGATATGTCAAAGTTCCGCTACCGATTGAAGAATTGTTGGTAAACTTAAACGAATTTCCGCTCAGGCATTGGCTGTCGTTGTCAATGGTGAAGGAAGCAACAGGCATTTCAAAGACAGAAACTGTTTTTGTGACCGAATCCATACAGCCTTTGTCGGAAGTAATAATCTGACGGATATAATGAATACCTTTTGAAGTAAAAGATGTTGACGGATGCTGGCTGTTCGAAGTGGCTGAATTGTCGAAACGCCAGAGATAACTCATGCTTCCTGAGGCTATTTTGCTGGTATCGGTCATCACAAAGTTATTGCCTGATAAGCATTGCCCGGTATCATTGATGGTAAAACCGGGCTGAGGCATGGGATAAACGTTAATGGTTTTATAGCTCGAATCGGAGCAGGAAGCATCGGAAGTAGCAATGAGCCACACATTGAAATTACCATGGGTGGTATAGGAATGGGTGGCTGTATCAGCAGTAGCAGTAGTGCCATCACCAAAACGCCACAGGCGGGTATAATTTCCACTGCTTAAGGTTGAAGTATTGTAAAAGTTGAAAGTGTTGCCATACAGACAATTTCCGGTAACAGGTGCTGAAAATGAAACTACCGGAGTCGGATTGACCGTAACCATGACACTATCCGTATTCACACAGCCAAAGGAATCCTTCACCACAAGTTGATAAGCGGTGGTGGTGGTGGGAGAAGCTACCGGATTGCTGGCAGAATCGTCATTAAGCGTAGTGTAAGGCCGCCATGAATAGATATAGGGAGCTTTGGTTCCGCTGGCAGTGGGTGATCCCCCGATAGTAACACTCTTACCGGAACAAATAGTTTTATCATTTCCTGCATTTGCAACAGGCAGGTTGAGAATCGGGAAATAATCGCTGAAACTCAGGCCTGCATCATTCAACGCATTGGTGATCAATATTCTGTAGTATTTTCCACTCACAATACTATCAGGCATTTCCCAGGTGTAAGTTGAATCGGTTATATCGATGCCATTGGCAATAGGGACATAAGTTCTGCCACTGTCGGCTGTATATTTAATATTAATTAATGGTACTTCCACTTTTCGCCAGGCTATTGTTATGTCGGTACCTTTACAATAAGCTGATAAGCTATCTGGTTTTACAATCATCTGGAAAGGCTTTATTTTGATGGTTGCCTCTCCTGTAGTTTTGGCTGCTTCCTTATTTCCCACATTGTCTTTTGCCCTTGTATAAAACCTGTATTCATTGCCATATTCACCCGAAAATATGGTAAAAGTATCGGCAATATCTTTTTTATACAGTGAGAAATTTGAGCTGTTTTCAGAAACGTACAGATCATAGGTTTTGACACCTGAACCTTTGTTGTCGTCAGAACCTTTCCATGTAACCACCACTGAAGCCGTATCGACTGAAGGAGGCAGGCTGTCCACCTTACTGTCGGGTGCTCCGGCATCAAACACATTGGCCCATGTATTGGTATAGATCGGGCTGTGAATATCGAATACAATTTTGGCCTGAGCCTTAACGGTATCACTTGTTTTTACGGTTGTTTTCGGGAAAATATAAAAGCTGACAAATCCTTCTCCTCTATGGGTAATGCTGTCGTTGACGGGCAAAAAACCTTTGGAGGGATCGCTTGGCGGAAGACCATTATCAGGCCCGATGGATTCAAAAATCCAGAAAGCTTCTCCTTTTGTCGGGTCAATACCAGCAATAAAATCGACATAAACGCCCAGAGAATCTTTCACATCAATCCGGGTGGCATAGCTTGTTTTATTAGCAGGAGCCTGAAAGGTAAAATCCCCGAAGCCAAAGTCTTTCAGCCGGAAAGTGTACATATCCATTTTGGGATCGAAGGGAAGCGTTACTATCACTCTCTGGGCAGGTGCGGAAGCAAATTTAGGATCGTTTTCAAAACGGACATTGTAATAAAGCGGGTCTGATTTACTGACGAAATGTTCAGGGCCAAAGCCTTCAGGGCCTGTAATATCGTTGGGGTCGCGTGAACAAAGGATGGGAATAAACCAGACAAAGGTAGCTCCTGAAGCTTTACAACCATTGTCATCCACCACATCACAACGGTAAATACCTGTGGCACTGACCACCAGGGTCTGATTCGGCCAGCTATAGGTATAAGGGGCAGTTCCACCTGAAGCAACTGCCGTCAGGGTAACCGTTGGGTTTCCATCCTGCACACAGAAAGGAATCACAGCCGGGCCTCCGAGAATATTTACATTTATTGGCAGGGGTTCTTCCACTGTCGTATCAGCATACCCTTTACACCCTCTGGCATCCTGTGCCATTACCTTGTAATATCCTGCCGGTACCGGAGCAAGGGTCTGTGTCCGTGCTCCTCCATAATTCCACAAATATGCAGAATATGGCAGTTCTCCCGAATGTGGTATGGCTTTAACCACGCCTGAAACATCACCGTGACATTTTATATCCTGCTTGGTAATGCCGACATAGGTCAATGAGTCAAAATTGAAATAATGTGCTTTATCGCTCTGTGAAGGGGTACTTGGTGTCCATGTTCCATTGCTGTTCAGCTTAGGAATATTGTTCCCCGACAGATTTGCCTGATTCTGAAATCCAAAAATATCCTGATTGTAAAGGTCTTTTCCCGTAATAAAAAGTTTATGCTTTTTGTAAGTATGACCGGCTACCTTATCCACCGGAATGGTAAATTCCCATTTGGTCAGGGTATCGGTGGCGGTATTCTTTTCTTCGGAATAACTCAGGGAAGGCACTTCGAGTTTGACACTTTTCATGGGCTCAGTGAGGTAAATGACTACTCTCACCGGTTTGTTACAAACAGCCACTGTATCCCTAATCAACTGATATTCATACCGGTTATTGGCAGACGACCAGTTCCACCGTGCATGATAAACCTTATTATTGTCTGCATACACCTCCACTTCTCTGACCATTGGCCTGAAGTTTTGCACCATTACATTTTTGGTAAAAAAAGTATCATGTATCAGGTCACCAACCACTGCATAAACTTTATAAACCCCGTCAGGGAATTCCCATTCTCCCGGACTGCGGGCTTTATTGCCTGTGGGCCCTGCACCGTTCGACCATGTTTCCGTATTACGGGCATTGGTCGCCCACGACCTGCTATCATCAAGGTTTGTTTTTGAACCATTGAAACCGGAGGTATTGGTTAACAGCCATGTAAACCATTGCCAGAAATCATAGTCAGGATCGGGCGTTACCGGTGGTTTTGAACGGTATGAATCCCAGGGAATAATCATTGCATTTAAAAGCGAATTTGA includes the following:
- a CDS encoding PKD domain-containing protein, which codes for MKGLTKMYKEAQYNCLMKYLLLTIFLLAGSMSLKAQPVIKSVIPDYSHNSAIIVWAADTPCQAYRIRYKVNSGNFSNWDSTVASNLTSKWYNFNFSEGDTITFNMGVKKAGVWSASSTKFTYVKRYWPVLNQAKTGPSRNLMHNFNQPIMAGGDKYFHEGVDINGDYNYKTETVIASFSGQIVSFGQGETGKYINVQVFINGVNQYYQYNHMKNLRPYLTVGTSIKAGDTIGEIVDSFWNTQCYHIHFHRWLNGVTMLAGTRHALQMYLSNEDKDPGNNKPVTLNTNDDNKYFKFLLDSNWTNTTVDTVAYNRVDIQWELLDRMSTNGFYQNPHKVGYYIRKKVGNNWVDTVRSAASPYLLFKCDEFLSDSFNKTSNSLLNAMIIPWDSYRSKPPVTPDPDYDFWQWFTWLLTNTSGFNGSKTNLDDSRSWATNARNTETWSNGAGPTGNKARSPGEWEFPDGVYKVYAVVGDLIHDTFFTKNVMVQNFRPMVREVEVYADNNKVYHARWNWSSANNRYEYQLIRDTVAVCNKPVRVVIYLTEPMKSVKLEVPSLSYSEEKNTATDTLTKWEFTIPVDKVAGHTYKKHKLFITGKDLYNQDIFGFQNQANLSGNNIPKLNSNGTWTPSTPSQSDKAHYFNFDSLTYVGITKQDIKCHGDVSGVVKAIPHSGELPYSAYLWNYGGARTQTLAPVPAGYYKVMAQDARGCKGYADTTVEEPLPINVNILGGPAVIPFCVQDGNPTVTLTAVASGGTAPYTYSWPNQTLVVSATGIYRCDVVDDNGCKASGATFVWFIPILCSRDPNDITGPEGFGPEHFVSKSDPLYYNVRFENDPKFASAPAQRVIVTLPFDPKMDMYTFRLKDFGFGDFTFQAPANKTSYATRIDVKDSLGVYVDFIAGIDPTKGEAFWIFESIGPDNGLPPSDPSKGFLPVNDSITHRGEGFVSFYIFPKTTVKTSDTVKAQAKIVFDIHSPIYTNTWANVFDAGAPDSKVDSLPPSVDTASVVVTWKGSDDNKGSGVKTYDLYVSENSSNFSLYKKDIADTFTIFSGEYGNEYRFYTRAKDNVGNKEAAKTTGEATIKIKPFQMIVKPDSLSAYCKGTDITIAWRKVEVPLINIKYTADSGRTYVPIANGIDITDSTYTWEMPDSIVSGKYYRILITNALNDAGLSFSDYFPILNLPVANAGNDKTICSGKSVTIGGSPTASGTKAPYIYSWRPYTTLNDDSASNPVASPTTTTAYQLVVKDSFGCVNTDSVMVTVNPTPVVSFSAPVTGNCLYGNTFNFYNTSTLSSGNYTRLWRFGDGTTATADTATHSYTTHGNFNVWLIATSDASCSDSSYKTINVYPMPQPGFTINDTGQCLSGNNFVMTDTSKIASGSMSYLWRFDNSATSNSQHPSTSFTSKGIHYIRQIITSDKGCMDSVTKTVSVFEMPVASFTIDNDSQCLSGNSFKFTNNSSIGSGTLTYLWNFGNGDTSTSVSPSKSYSSANTYSVKLKAISNEACIDSVTENIRVFPQPAVQFSVNTAEQCLTGNNFSFTNSSTISSGNITYRWDFGDNTTSTQQHPSHSYATADSFIVKLVVTSDFGCKDSLTKTVYVRANPSVSFAINNTEQCKNGNSFSFTNQSGIGSGTLTYLWNFGDNSTSAQTSPQHSYAAAGTYQVKLIATSNYGCKDSLTKTVTVHPSPVASFSVNADSQCFTNNNFVFTNTSSISSGTFTNLWDFGDNSSSTQTSPSHSYAGFGSYTVKLLLISDKGCKDSTTKTLNVRANPSVSFAINNTEQCKNGNSFSFTNQSNIGSGTLTYLWNFGDNSTSAQTSPQHSYTAAGTYQVKLIATSNYGCKDSLTKTVTVHPSPVASFGVNADSQCFTNNNFVFTNTSSISSGTFANLWDFGDNSSSTQTSPSHSYAGFGSYTVKLLLISDKGCKDSTTKTLNVRANPSVAFAINNTEQCKNGNSFSFTNQSGIGSGTLTYLWNFGDNSTSAQTSPQHSYTAAGTYQVKLIATSNYGCKDSLTKTVTVHPSPVANFSINNDVQCLAGNQFSFTNNSTVSSGTLSQFWSFGDNSTGTLPNPSKQYTSYGSFDVKLLVITDKNCPDSLIKTVTVNPNPIVSFKVNDTDQCFNGNNFVMTNQTTLAQGLSTYKWYFGDGSTSVQTHDSHTYSAADTFSVRLVAISDKNCGDSAIRTVYVYPSPTSTFTINDTDQCQKGNQFDFTNQSALAYGNLSYQWKFGDNTTSVQTNPQHSYTAYGNYLVELTAVSDKNCTDVSSATVYVYEMPSVKFAINDTDQCLTGNQFVFTNQSSLNTGNMVFSWDFGDSNISSATHPVYQYNRDGIFTVKLIAISIQNCADTFVSQTYIWPSPQLDFVINDSMQCFKHNHFVFTNQSKINSGSMTYLWDFRDAYTSTSTNTSHIYLNADTFSVKLTATSNLGCTDSLIKEVYVFPSPQLSFSVNSDSQCFSNNLFVFSNSSYIQSGNMKFIWSFGDGDTSTAVNTSHFYQMAGNYHVWLMAESNLGCSDTVMKYVVVVKMPVAGFNVDDNEQCFRDNKFKFSNLSSVIGDTLRFTWYFAGENTSDPKYVSHVKNPVFSYDTTGYFAVKLKAVSGFGCADSAYRDVFIWKMPVAGFDTKNSCAGDTVRFTDQSVVDSPAYISAWNWDFGDQHQSVSQHPEHIYDTAGFYTISLEAVSNEGCADTAYKTIEIYPLPEAKFTIVYGSNGEATFLAGGDTLNTFYWSFGDNDTSSGHKVVHKYNANGKYPVIMLVISNNGCYNYVIDTAVITNCLSEEELYQARFKMLVYPNPFKQSTNIRFDLNSFSNVKLGVYDAYGKEVEVLVNTALPAGRYEYAFGDEGLAGGIYFIRLNVNNKIWVERVFKIQQGY